The Hydra vulgaris chromosome 05, alternate assembly HydraT2T_AEP genome includes the window CAAGTTATTGCTTccaaaaaatgtcttttaaagttattgGTATCAATTAATTTGTAAATGGTAATGCATTTacataatgttttgaaaaaccgATTATGTTTAATATGGGTACCGCATAATTTTTACAAGTTTGATTGGTCcaacttataaaaacttcttCTACTTTTTAAGCTTGAAATATatcttactaaaaatatttagaacGTAAACAAATGGGTGAACGCTTTTATTGTTAAttgataaaagtaataattttaaaaaacgcagCAGAATTGAAAAACCTGTTTTGCAcctaactttaaataataaaactgtgcgcatatatatatatatatatatatatatatatatatatatatatatatatatatatatatatatatatatatatatatataaatataaattagtagaaaatcacttatcaaacttttttcatttagcATTGTGTTAAATGAAAAAGGTGTTACACAGtgattttaattactttttgaataagagcaaaatatggtaaaaacttttaatattttaacagtaCTAAATAtctttctgtaatttaaatttaaaaaaatatattattattcaaaagtatgtatttttattgtttaaaggtttgagttaatataattgaatccgttactaatatatatatatatatatatatatatatatatatatatatatatatatatgtatatatatatatatatatatatatatatatatatatatatatatatatatatacacagataAGTTAgtgattcttttattttatgaatttgcgttaatttttaatcatgtttAGAAAATGTTCTTAAGCAAAAACAACTTGAGGTAGGCTTTGTATGCCATTCCTACTGCAAAACACGATGTTTGCCATCTTGCAAGTTCAGTTGCtgtgaaaaacaaaattctacTGAAGAAGTTAACGAACATTCTATTGTGTTCGAAGAAGGTTTTGATTTAAGTAAACTACTGAAATCGCTTCAAGAAACGCAAAACGAATATCGAAAGTTTAAATCATATATTGGTAAGCTGCATAACGCCACAACCCACAAGTTAAAACATCCTTCACACCACCATTCACAGCACActcataaatcaaaattaaaaaaccgaAATAACTTTATATCGAATAAATCAGAACAAAAAgctactttaaaaaacaaaaaaaaacaatctaaaaaagaaagtaaagaaaaaaacagtaaaataaccAACAAAAAAGCAGTAAACGACAAAGTGATAAAATTAGAATATGACGAAAAAGAAAATGGAACTGATGTATCATCATCTGTTTTATCTTCAAATGTTGACAAAATGCAATTCATAAATGAAAAAACCAATGATATGAACGGTTACGACAGCGATGAGTTTAACTCACACACAGAAGAATTAGAAGACCAACATTCTGGAAACTATGAGCTAACGTTAAACCCACTGGGATATCCTCGTTCTGAATCAACTACTCAGCATCTACCTCCACATGGCAATTTCATATATAACCCGTTTTATGTGAGCAATGAACTAAAAGATTCTCATATTTTAACTCAAAAacaaaagtcaaataaaaagaaaaagtcaataaaaaagaggcaaaaaaaaaattataatcaaacttttaaaaagaagcTCAATGATATTAAAAGCAATGGCAATGGTAACAATGGTGACAAAGGTAACAATGGCAACAAAGTTAGCGGTAATGAAAACAAAAGTAACGATAACGGTAAGAAAAGCGTCGATCTAAGTTTAGATACACAAGCAACAAATCAAAACTTCCAGACTTCAGAAGACtcaaaagaaacagaaaaagtAAAAGCGTTAGATAACACACGTAAAATTACTAAAGCATTAAAGGAAATAGCAAATCTACAAACAACAATCAAGGAAAATATAGAGAATGATAAAATGGTGAAATTAAATTcaatgcaaaaaaaagaaagttcaaactttaaaattgaacCAGCAGTTAAACCatttatatcaagaaaattagACACTACAAATTCAAAGCCtcacaatttcaaaaaactaaaacctGCGCCATCAATGTTTCAAGAGTTTCAGGAAGTTGATCTATTAACTTATAGTGCAGACCAGCATCCAAAccattcaaaagttttaaacaaaaaatcaaacaaaatgacatataaaaataaaaaaaagaagggaAATCGTAATCTAAATAAACAGGCCAACAAGCAGTCCAACCACATACTAAATGTATTTTCAACTAATCAAAACGATAATACAAGTTACTCAAACTTTTACGATTCAAAAACCAACCAAGAATCTTTTACATTAAAATCAAGTGACTCGGTTTCCGAAAGTGTTAATCAGCAGCCGAGTGTTTCGCAATCAAGTAACTTAGTAACTGAAAATATTGCTAAGCAGCCAAGTGTTATACTTACAGATAATTTAACAAGTTATCCAATGCCTGCTCAAGCTGTCATCCAAAATGAATCTCAACAAACCAATCAAAATGAACTTTATTCTCAACAAACTAACCAATGCGCTGCATCATGCGGAATGCTTTGTTCtccattttgtgaaaatatttgcTGTGAAAATTCAatgtatcaaaattatttagaaaataagcaAGTGGATTTACAACCCACTCCAGCTTTACAAATCCAAGCTCCTAAGAAAAACTACGAAGACGCATATACTCAATCTCCAAATTCAATATACGGAGAAAACGCTCTATCATTAAAAGATACGAACACAAAAGCAATTAAACTATCCGAAGCAACTTTATCAGCAACCCGACGTAGAATTCAAGATTTAATTTCTCTTCTACAAgaaacatctaaaaatattgAGACAAATAATGTAGCTAACACCAATGTCTGCCATATTGGTTGTAAAAAGCATTGCTTACCATCTTGCCATTTTGAATgctgctaaaaaaatataatttttttttctgaaaaagatgacaaaaatataaaaccaaaaacttGACTACTTTTGGATTAAATCAAAGCGACTTTTAAAGAtcacaaaacaattttacaatgagaagatataaataataaggagattaaaataataaattaataacaaaaagttatttaacaattgaaagaatattttaatgaattttttttaaccaaaatttattttaatttattttttagtccaAGGTGgaagttaatttttaacttaaaagttatatatattcttatttgTTTGTTACAAGTTGCTACAAAAAAAGTTGCGCATGACAAGATTGCTACACAACAAGTTAAACACAACAAGTTGCTACACAACAAGTTAAACACAACAAGTTGCTACACAACAAGTTAAACACAACAGGCCGTTATAAAGCAAACAAGTTGCTATACGACAAGTTGCTATTCAACAAGTTGCTATACAACAAGTTGATAAACAACAAGGTGCTACACAAAAATTTGCTACACACAGCAAGTAACAAAATGCTTTTCACGCACAATATACCTTAATAAtgtatatactatttaaaattaacaaaaaactgaGTCTCTTGtagttggaattttttttgtatttcaaataagaataaaaactatGGAGACTATTTTTTAGTTTGCTCAGATCCTTCGGTttaattttaacgttttttctaattttcaatctaaacaacatttttctctcaataattttcattttaattttgtatttcagGGTAAAGGACAACAAGCATTGTTTTCAAATACTTcatcattttaaaatgattttctggtttctcaattaaaaaattaagaacttAATTTTCAACATCCATCATTAGAAATAACCTTAGGgtctaaaataaatatgttttcaccagtgacggatccaggaacTTTGATGGTGGTGGTGGGGGATGTTTAAACGTTTTCGTATTTTGTATCACATTTgcgtctcctaaaaaaaaagaaggaggTCCtccatttctaaaatatttcagGGCTTTTAGATTCTGTTGGTGGTAGTGGTGGGGTAGGGGTTTAAAAACCAggagaaaagttaaaaaccagTTGGATCCCCCTttggtttttaactttatagactcatatttatttataaaaaaaaaggggtttttAACTGTTAAAGGTCATACTTATTTAgcgttaaatatttaatataaatgttctATAGGAAAGTTGATGAATTGTAATTCACTTACTGTACAAGTTGTACgctatgattttatatatatatatatatatatatatatatatatatatatatatatatatatatatatatatatatatatatatttatatatatatatatatatatatatatatatatatatttatatatatatatatatatatatatatatatatatatatatatattatattttatgataaaatatttaatgacaattttaattaaaattgttatagtaCTTTTTAGCTTTGTATATATGGATAAGATTTCGTGTAAGAAAAAGGACGAAAAAAGGAACACTAAAATAATggtttagctttttttattcatatggACGCGACGATGCAACAAGATATTTCTGTCGTTTTACCATAAGTTTTCGATGGCTATCATCAGTGGTTCATCCGTTATCTACGAACATACATTAATTAAATGGGCGTACCTGAATTCAAGAAGAAACCACTAAAATTAACATGCTTTCCTCCGCATATATATTCtgcaatagaaaaaaagatcTATGCCTGCCTGCATACCCAGAAGATGACTCAGCTACCTACAAAAACATCAAGAAAAACATTGTGAAGCTTTTCAAACCAAAATTGTCGTAAATACtacattttaattattcaacATTAAAAAGCATAAGTAAAACAAAGCAAGTAACAAAACTGTGACGGAAATTGCAAGAGCATCTAAAGGATTCAAATTTACGGATAGTGCTAGCCGGATGCACGACCAATATATCACGGGTTTTAACAAAGATGTCACAATCAAACAATTACTACTAGGGCCTTAAGAACTTACGTTTGCAAAGACTGCGGAGGTTACTGCTACTCTTAAAAGAACAACTAAGGAAACACAACAGCTACATGGTTCAGAAAATGTAATGATTGCAGCAGCATCGTTGTCCATAGCAGTTTGATTGACATTCCAGTTGAACCCAAAAACTGGTGTATTGGTGGGCACAAAAAAAATGAGATGCttcaattgtttaaaacttgGGCATTATGTATGGGACTGCAAGGCAAAATGCAAGACTTATTCTCACGATCATCAAACTGCTTCAAACGATTGCAAAGATTAAAAGGAAaaggaaaaaattgaaaataataacattcaGTGTTTTTCCAGAAACGACATTGCTAtcattaaaagtgaaaataaagtGAATCCTCCAAACAACATTAGTTGATTCCGGATGCTTCATCATAGTTATTCATCTAAATCCACACATggtgttgttttaaaaactcaaaagcTCATCACAACTTTGGGAGGAGCTGTTCAAGTGCTTGGTGAAACGGTAACCAAATTAGAAAttgatgtattattttttaattgtaaaagaaaaatcattctGATTTGATTCAGTTTATGGAATGAATGCGATTGAGAAATTTGGAGGAATCATCATTTATGGTGATAAAAACCGTACTGTCCAAATGTTAGCATGTGACAAAGCAAAATGTGGTACCGTAACTACGGCAGGAAAAAATGTGGTGTCATTAAAATGACaagaaataaaggaaaaaatgagaaaactcTTGATCTTAAAAAGCCTACATTCTaattcttattaataaaaaactttgccTATATTAAGCGGTGATTATAAATTGGAAACAGTTTGTTTTACCAAATGTATTTTGGCATCAATGTGACTTTAACAACATTGAACACAATTTTTTAGCACGTGACCACAATTCTTTAGCACGTGCTTAGTGTAAATCCAACCGTGAAGAAACCATGTGATAACTACATTGATGATATATTTGTTGATGAAAGTAtggaaattgcaaaaaaatgtaGCAAAGCATCTGTATAAATTTGGATAACTTTGTAAACCTCCACcagtataaa containing:
- the LOC136080446 gene encoding GATA zinc finger domain-containing protein 14-like, with the protein product MIIKLLTLIVIYCYYNEFGVFGKSVIDGFCHPKCFEKCLPSCTCCNANVDNSERRNKIKRRILENVLKQKQLEVGFVCHSYCKTRCLPSCKFSCCEKQNSTEEVNEHSIVFEEGFDLSKLLKSLQETQNEYRKFKSYIGKLHNATTHKLKHPSHHHSQHTHKSKLKNRNNFISNKSEQKATLKNKKKQSKKESKEKNSKITNKKAVNDKVIKLEYDEKENGTDVSSSVLSSNVDKMQFINEKTNDMNGYDSDEFNSHTEELEDQHSGNYELTLNPLGYPRSESTTQHLPPHGNFIYNPFYVSNELKDSHILTQKQKSNKKKKSIKKRQKKNYNQTFKKKLNDIKSNGNGNNGDKGNNGNKVSGNENKSNDNGKKSVDLSLDTQATNQNFQTSEDSKETEKVKALDNTRKITKALKEIANLQTTIKENIENDKMVKLNSMQKKESSNFKIEPAVKPFISRKLDTTNSKPHNFKKLKPAPSMFQEFQEVDLLTYSADQHPNHSKVLNKKSNKMTYKNKKKKGNRNLNKQANKQSNHILNVFSTNQNDNTSYSNFYDSKTNQESFTLKSSDSVSESVNQQPSVSQSSNLVTENIAKQPSVILTDNLTSYPMPAQAVIQNESQQTNQNELYSQQTNQCAASCGMLCSPFCENICCENSMYQNYLENKQVDLQPTPALQIQAPKKNYEDAYTQSPNSIYGENALSLKDTNTKAIKLSEATLSATRRRIQDLISLLQETSKNIETNNVANTNVCHIGCKKHCLPSCHFECC